In a single window of the Littorina saxatilis isolate snail1 linkage group LG3, US_GU_Lsax_2.0, whole genome shotgun sequence genome:
- the LOC138961743 gene encoding E3 ubiquitin-protein ligase TRIM56-like, with translation MASLLPAQSRHRECAMCLGVFTSPRILPCFHTFCVGCLKQLVHKRGKSGSFPCPTCRTSVQIPAGGVDKFQVNFYIQAEVEGQRSTSEKVSTCEMCGKGSASHKCSDCDQLSCDACTAIHASIKATRSHTVLNLQQASGSLPGLTVSKERFCKTHKDEKIRFFCTQCSAVICRDCKLTSHEGHISTDLSEKSAEAKSLILQVTNRAHSNLEPKLRAALQTATSHTAAVQINQKEMESTLERRAEELKREIDGSLAKAKKKLSQEASDAARVASQCIDHMTQELTCFISFTEHAQRVAESGCDADVLEIPNEMKQFFGVASDEACALPYGGSVQAYCSMQTHPVARTARKKNLLRIAHRNADVTQTMESAVPASKLKSFTSEEWNTVIQLEEAEEKAQCYGCSCEYHKDLDCCPQCGAKNPPGDQCNAGFGRNTRKYGYGSGASDYGYGANASFQNYRRMYNGNNGCPGCGAHHAGSHSDPLTTIKTAIPHFIGHVTRSHPSQEDRDSTPLELGYTAATQRQKRAAPGQQKNVSTKSYCSEITSEIGAIQMLLS, from the exons ATGGCTTCGCTGCTTCCAG CACAATCCCGTCATCGCGAATGTGCCATGTGCCTGGGGGTGTTCACGTCACCGAGAATCCTACCGTGCTTCCACACGTTCTGTGTGGGCTGCCTGAAACAACTGGTCCACAAACGTGGAAAGTCCGGGTCGTTCCCTTGCCCGACCTGCAGGACCTCAGTCCAGATCCCAGCGGGGGGCGTGGATAAGTTCCAAGTCAATTTCTACATCCAGGCTGAGGTCGAAGGTCAGCGATCCACGTCTGAAAAAGTTAGCACGTGCGAGATGTGCGGCAAAGGTTCGGCCAGCCACAAGTGTAGCGATTGCGACCAGCTTTCCTGCGACGCCTGCACGGCGATCCACGCCTCCATCAAGGCGACCAGGTCTCACACTGTGCTCAACCTTCAACAGGCCTCGGGAAGCCTGCCCGGCCTGACAGTCAGCAAAGAGCGCTTCTGCAAAACCCACAAAGACGAAAAGATCCGGTTTTTCTGCACCCAATGTTCTGCTGTCATCTGCCGAGACTGCAAGCTGACGTCGCACGAAGGTCACATCAGCACCGATCTGTCGGAAAAGAGCGCTGAGGCGAAGTCGTTGATTCTTCAAGTCACCAACAGGGCGCACAGCAACCTGGAGCCTAAGTTGAGAGCAGCGCTGCAAACCGCCACGAGTCACACAGCGGCAGTGCAGATAAACCAGAAGGAAATGGAAAGCACACTTGAGCGACGCGCGGAGGAGCTAAAAAGAGAGATTGACGGGAGCCTGGCAAAGGCCAAAAAAAAGCTCAGCCAAGAAGCCAGCGATGCGGCCCGCGTTGCCTCGCAGTGCATAGATCACATGACTCAAGAATTAACATGTTTTATTAGTTTCACGGAGCATGCGCAGCGCGTTGCTGAGAGCGGATGTGACGCAGATGTCTTGGAAATCCCTAACGAAATGAAGCAGTTTTTCGGCGTTGCGAGCGATGAGGCTTGTGCCCTACCGTACGGTGGTTCCGTCCAGGCGTACTGTAGCATGCAAACTCATCCAGTGGCAAGAACGgccagaaaaaaaaatcttctgcGGATTGCACATCGGAACGCTGACGTGACACAAACAATGGAATCAGCTGTACCGGCCTCCAAGCTGAAGTCGTTCACCAGCGAAGAATGGAATACAGTCATCCAGCTTGAAGAAGCTGAGGAAAAGGCACAGTGCTATGGCTGTTCATGCGAGTACCACAAAGATTTGGACTGCTGTCCACAATGCGGCGCTAAAAATCCGCCTGGAGACCAATGCAACGCTGGTTTCGGCAGAAACACCAGAAAATATGGTTACGGCAGTGGTGCCAGTGACTATGGTTATGGTGCCAACGCGAGCTTCCAGAACTACCGCAGGATGTATAACGGTAACAATGGATGTCCAGGTTGCGGCGCACATCATGCTGGTTCACACAGTGACCCCTTGACCACCATCAAGACCGCCATTCCTCACTTCATTGGTCACGTGACCAGATCTCACCCCTCGCAAGAGGATCGAGATAGCACGCCACTTGAATTAGGCTATACTGCAGCGACACAACGTCAAAAGCGGGCAGCGCCCGGACAGCAAAAAAACGTCAGCACAAAAAGTTACTGCAGCGAGATTACCAGTGAGATTGGCGCCATCCAAATGTTGCTGTCGTGA